In a genomic window of Sus scrofa isolate TJ Tabasco breed Duroc chromosome 4, Sscrofa11.1, whole genome shotgun sequence:
- the FABP4 gene encoding fatty acid-binding protein, adipocyte produces MCDAFVGTWKLVSSENFDDYMKEVGVGFATRKVAGMAKPNLIITVNGDMITIRSESTFKNTEIAFKLGQEFDEVTADDRKVKSTITLDGGALVQVQKWDGKTTTINRKIVDDKLVVECIMKGVTATRIYERA; encoded by the exons ATGTGTGATGCATTTGTAGGTACCTGGAAACTTGTCTCCAGTGAAAACTTTGATGATTACATGAAAGAAGTGG GAGTGGGCTTTGCCACCAGGAAGGTGGCTGGCATGGCCAAACCCAACCTGATCATCACTGTGAATGGGGATATGATCACCATTAGATCAGAAAGTACCTTTAAAAATACTGAGATTGCCTTCAAATTGGGCCAGGAATTTGATGAAGTCACTGCAGATGACAGGAAAGTCAAG AGCACCATAACCTTAGATGGAGGCGCCCTGGTACAGGTGCAGAAGTGGGATGGAAAGACAACCaccataaacagaaaaatagtaGATGATAAGTTGGTGGTG GAATGTATCATGAAAGGTGTCACGGCTACCAGAATTTATGAGAGAGCATAA